The proteins below come from a single Procambarus clarkii isolate CNS0578487 chromosome 54, FALCON_Pclarkii_2.0, whole genome shotgun sequence genomic window:
- the LOC123771270 gene encoding uncharacterized protein, protein MTNISWIILWTTLVVSQVIVVAQLVTPGSYGSLARGPGGAGSASSQGSSGQHGSGSVLGGGPGVGSGPVLGAGLGLGSGQGVGINLGQSISGGPAGSSGQRVGGSGDRTGQVSSGPLASSGTSGPAFSAGARYGSPQVSRVDAVFNPTVTQLFTIDRFVTLTDQAFQSVAVTLTSLTVQTVTTGTRAVVQTPVDDRVALQTTVVVRPSTLTVTYVQSDFRIVTERSLDYVTIAHTSYVIMQTTYTTTATQVLSYTTTLVRTNINTKSTVFTDYRTVTDTVLVPGARYGYRQL, encoded by the exons ATGACCAACATTTCCTGGATAATATTGTGGACAACCCTGGTAGTTTCCCAGGTGATTGTCGTTGCCCAACTTGTTACC CCTGGCTCTTATGGTAGTCTAGCCCGAGGACCGGGAGGTGCGGGTAGTGCCAGCTCTCAGGGGTCATCGGGTCAACATGGCAGCGGTTCAGTATTAGGTGGCGGCCCTGGCGTCGGCAGCGGTCCAGTTCTGGGTGCTGGATTAGGACTTGGCAGCGGTCAAGGCGTAGGTATTAACCTCGGCCAAAGCATCAGCGGTGGTCCAGCTGGCAGTTCTGGTCAAAGAGTTGGCGGGAGTGGTGACAGGACTGGACAGGTTAGCAGTGGACCTCTCGCTTCCTCTGGCACTAGCGGTCCGGCTTTTTCCGCTGGTGCAAGGTATGGCAGTCCTCAAGTGAGCAGAGTTGACGCAGTATTTAACCCCACTGTCACCCAGCTCTTCACCATCGACCGCTTCGTCACCCTCACTGATCAGGCTTTCCAGAGTGTGGCTGTCACCCTCACTTCCCTCACCGTCCAGACTGTCACCACTGGAACACGCGCG GTGGTCCAGACGCCAGTGGATGATCGCGTCGCCCTCCAGACAACGGTAGTTGTCAGACCTTCAACCCTAACGGTCACGTACGTGCAGTCAGACTTCAGGATTGTGACTGAAAGATCTTTAGACTACGTGACTATTGCCCACACCTCCTACGTCATCATGCAGACGACCTATACTACTACTGCTACccaagt GCTGTCGTACACGACAACGCTGGTGAGAACAAACATTAATACGAAGAGCACAGTGTTCACGGACTACCGCACAGTCACCGACACGGTCCTCGTCCCCGGAGCCCGCTACGGTTATAGACAGCTTTAG